Genomic window (Bradyrhizobium sp. 186):
TCTCCCGTCGCGGATCAGCGCAATGGCTCCTTTGGTCGAGATGATACGCGAGCCGGGGCGCTGTGCGAAGGCGGAGAGGAGCGCGGTCCGGTCGAAGCCTGCGGCTCGCCGGTCGCGCTCGCAGAGTGCGTCACGCGGCGCGGCCGAAGGTGCCGGCGCCAAGGCTTGGCCGGATTTCTCCAGCCGCAGTCGCCGCAATTGCAGGGTCGGCGTGAACCCGAGCGGACCGTAGACGGCGGCACCGTCGGGCGTCGCGTCGAGCCAGCTCGTCAGGCCGCGCTTGCGCGCCGCCTCCAGACAGGCGTCGACGAGACGCGTTGCGAAACCACGGCGGCGCTGGCTCGCCGTCACCAGCACCATGCTGATCCAGGCGTTCTCGCCGGAGTAGGGCAGCAGCGCGGCCGTGGCGACCAGTTGAGAACCGTTGCGGATGCCGAACACGATGCCCTGGTGCAGGAAGACGCGCCAATCCTCTTCAGTCTGGTTCCAGTGCGCTTCCGTCGAGAGCACCAAACCGGCCGCTGCGTCCTCGACGCCGAGCTGAATGACGGGGACGTCGTCAGTAGCGACCATCGCGCACCTCGTATTTGGTGGGCTTGCCGAGGCTCGGCATGGCGCGGGCGACCCAATCCGCTGTCCAGGCGATCAGCTGCTCGGTCTCGACGACGGGGAGGCCGAACAGCTCGACTGCCTTCGAGGTGTCGGTCAGCCACGCCGTCGGCTCCTCCTTGCCGACCAGCACCGGCGCGCGGCCGAAGCGGGCGCCGAATTTTGCGGCGAGATCGCGCACCGCGAGGATCTCATGTCCGCTGACATTGATCGGCGAGGTCGGCGTCGTGCAATGGGCAAGGCATCGCAGCGCCTGGGACGACGCATCGCCCTGCCAGATGAAATTGACGTGACCGATGCTGACGTCGATCGGCGTGCCCGTGAGCACTTTTGTCGCGATATCGTGCAGCACGCCATAGCGCATGTCGATCGCATAATTAAGCCGGAACAGCCGCCCTGGCGTTCCGAACCTGCGCGAAAAATGTTCGAACATGCGCTCGCGGCCGACGCAGGACTGGGCGTATTCGCCGGGCGGGTTCGGCGCCATTTCCTCGCTCGATCCTTTGCCGTCGACAGGCACGAAGGGATAGACGCAGCCGGTCGAGAACGCCACGATCCGCGACGACGGGAAGGCCTGCGCGACCAGCGCCGGGACATGGGCGTTCATCGCCCAGGTCAGCGACAGATCGCCCTCGGCGCCGAACTTTCGCCCGGCCATGAAGACGATGTTGGGCGCCTTAGGCAGCGCCTTGATCGCAGCTTCGTCCATCAGATCGCAGTTGATGGTCTCGACGCCGCGCGCGTGCAGCCAGTCCTTGATGCCCGGGTCGCTGAACCGGGCCACGCCGACGACGCGACGGTCGGGCGCAGCCGCTTTCGCAAGCCCCGCCAGCGTCGGTCCCATCTTGCCGGCGACGCCGAGGATCATGATGTCGCCGTCGATCTTGCTGAGATCGTCGATCAGCGCCTGGGTCGGCCGGCACAGGAGGTCGTCGAGCGCGGCGATGTCCGGGATGGTCTTCGGCAGCGTCTGGCGGGTGAGGAGCATCGAACCGTTCCTTGGTCAGTTAAGTCTGCCGTTTTCAGGTTTGTCTGGCGTCGCCGACCACGAACATGCGTTCGAGGGCGAGCACCAGGCCGTAGAGAGCGACCCCGAGCAGCGTCAGAAGCACAACGGCCATCACCATCGCGGGCGTGTCGAGCGACGACTGCACCTGGATCATGAGATAGCCGAGCCCGCGCTCGGAGGCGATGAACTCGCCGACGATGGCGCCGGCGACCGCCAGGATGGCGCCGACCTTCATGCCGGAGAACACGTAAGGCAGCGATCCCGGGAGCTGGATCTTGCGGAACAGCGTCCAGCGCGAGCCGCGCAGCGATTTGACGAGATCGAGCAGGTCCGGCTCGACCTCGCGCAGGCCCCGTGCCGTGGTGAGCAGGATCGGGAAGAAGCAGATGCTGAACGCGATCAGAATGTTCGGGACGATGCCGTAGGAGAACCAGACGATCAGGAGCGGACCGAGCGCCACCTTCGGGATCATGTTGAGCGTCACGAACAGCGGCAGCAGCACCAGGCTGATTAGCGGCGCCCAGCTGAAAATCACGGCAAATGTGACCCCAACGACGGCGCCGAGCGCAAAACCGCCGAGGATCTCGGCGGCTGTTACCAGCGTGTTGGCGCCCCAGGCGTAGCTTGCGGTTCCCAGCGTCTGAACTGTCGCGAGCGGAGAGGGCAGGATGAATTTCGGTACGTGGAAGGCATCCACCAGCACCTGCCACAGCACGAGCACGGCAAGATGCACGATCAGGATGATCGCAAAGCTGCGTGCGGTGCGTGCTCCGTCGCCTGCCACCGATTGCTCCCTGTTGTTGCGGCCATCCTGCCGCGACGACAAGCCTAACCGGCCTTGAGGCGAGTTTCAACCAATTGGTTGATTAGGGCCGGAGCGACTGGAGCACCAGGTCTGCGACATGCCTGCGGCGGGCGCGCCGCTGAGCCCGGCTCGACAGGTCCTTGCCGAAGATGGCGGACAGCGTCGGCGTGTTGGAGAAGAAGAAATAACTCAGCCCCGCAATCGAGATATAGAGTTGGACGGGGTCGATTCCCTTGCGGAAAGCGCCACTGCGCACTCCTTCGTTGAGGATGTGGGAAACGCTCTTCACCAGCGGTGAATGCATGGCCTCCAACCGCGTCGAGCCGCGAACGTGGCGGGCACCGCCGCGGTTCTCGTCGTTCAAAAGCACGATGAAATCAGGGTTGGCGGCAAGGTGATCGAAGGATGCCTCGATCAGTTTGCGGATCGCTTTTTCCGGGGGCAGGCCCTCGAGATTGAGCCTGCGCTCCTGCTCGCGGATGTCCTCATAGACCCATTCGAGCACGGCGAGATAGAGCGCGTCCTTGTCCCCGAAATAATGATAGACGAGCTGCTTGTTGACGCCCGCGCGTTCCGCGATCTCGTCGACACGGGCGCCCGCAAAGCCGTGCCGGGCGAACTCCAGGCGTGCCGCGGTGAGCAGTTTCCGGCGGGTTGCGACGGGGTCGCGCCGCTGCGGCACGGTGTCGCCAGATCGTTTTGCAGGCATTTCCAACCAAACAGTTGACAATTGGAGGAGGGACTTGTTGCATTGGTAGCGGTACACGGGGAGAGCGACAAGCCGGGTCGCGGAAATGAGGAGAGATGCGATGAAGGGTTTAAAGGCGCTGGTCGTTGCCCTGACGCTCGGTCTGCCGGCGGTGCCCGCGGGCGCCGGCGAGGCGGTCAACCTGATCCTGAACTGGACGCCGACGGCCGACCACTCGCCGTTCTATTTCGCCAAGGCGCAAGGCTGGTACGAGAAGGCCGGGATCGACCTAACAATCGAAGTCGGCAAGGGCTCCGGCGTCTCCGCCGCCAAGGTCGGGTCCGGCGGCTCGCCCTTCGGTATTGCCGATCTCGCCACCATGCTGGTGGCGAAGAGCAAGGGTGCCGACGATGTCGCCGTGATGAGCATTTACGCCAACACCGGCCAGACATTCTATTGGCTGAAGAGCTACGGCGTGAACGGGGTAAAGGATTTCGCCGGCCACAAGATCGGCAATCCCCCAGGGGACGCCTCGCGCGTGATGTGGCCGGCCTTCGCCAAGGCCGCGGGCCTCACACCCGACTCCGTCAGCTTCGTCAATATCGGGCCGACCGCGAAGATCGCGGCGCTGAAGAGCCACACCGTCGATATCATCAGCGATTTCTACAACGAGCACGATCTGAAGGCGATCGAGTTCGGCGCCGACCTCGGCTACGTCAACTGGAAGGACATCGGGCTCAACCCCTACGGCAATTCGCTGATCGTCAACGGTGCCTATCTCCAGAAGAACCCGAAGCTCGTCGAGGACTTCGTCCGCATCTCGCAAAAGGCGTTCGCCGCCTGCGTCGCCGACGCTACGCCGTGCCTGAAGGCGCTGCTCGAACAGGTCTCCGGGCTCGACAAGGAGAACCAGGAACGGCAGTGGGAGCGCATCAAGTTCTTGATGACCGACGAGTTCACGACGACGAAGTCGCTCGGCTGGATCGACGGCGATCGGATGAAGAAGGACTACGAGCTGGTCCAGACCTATCTCGGAATGGAAAAGCCATTCGACGTCACCGCCGCCTTCACGACCAGGATGCTCGATCCCGGCATCAAGATGGATGCGGGCAAGGTGAAGAAGTAGCGGGCCAGGCGCCCGCACACTCTCTGTCATCGCCCGCCTTGTGCGCACTGGGGCGGGCGTGTCCGTCCCTCCGCCCAACCCACGTAACCTCACGGAGAAATTAACCGCCCGTTAACCATATCCGCCGCATCGTTAACCATTCAATAACAGGGACGAGTCGGCAGGCCATGGAGGCAGCAGTAGCAAGACCTCAACGCCAATTGGTACGCCTGCGCGGGCGCTCCTATGTGGCCTTCGTGTTCGTGCCGACGGTTCCGATCCAGGACTGGCTCCAGGAGATCGACGCCACGATCGCGCGCTCGCCGGGATTCTTCGCCGGAAGGCCCGTGGTGGTCGACCTATCTTCGGTCGATCTCAGCCAGTCCGGTATCACCCATCTGCTGGTTAGCCTCCAGGATCGCAATATCCGCGTGCTCGGAATCGAGGGCGTGGAGGAGGCGCGGCTGACGCCTTCCATGCCGCCGCTGCTCTCGGGCGGGCGCAGCTGCGTGGTCGAGCCGAGCGCGCCCAAGAAGGTCGAGGCCAAACAGCCGACCTCGCTGCTGCTCGAAAGCCCGGTGCGCTCCGGCCAAACGATCATCTTCCCGGATGGCGACGTCACCATTCTCGGATCCGTCGGTTCTGGTGCCGAAGTCGTCGCGGGCGGGTCGATCCACATCTACGGCGCTCTTCGCGGCCGCGCCATGGCGGGCGTCAACGGACACGCGAGCGCGCGCATCTATTGTCAGAAGATCGAGGCCGAACTGCTTGCAATCGATGGGTTTTATCAGACCGCCGACGATATCGACGACGCCCTGCGTGGCCGGCCTGCCCAGGCCTGGCTCCAGGGCAACACCATGCGAATTACAGCGCTGAACTGACCAGTTAAGGAGGAAATTTCGATGGCCAAGGTTCTGGTCGTGACATCAGGCAAGGGCGGCGTCGGCAAGACCACGACGACCGCCGCGCTGGGCGCTGCGCTCGCGCAACGCGGCGACAAGGTCGTGGTCGTCGACTTCGACGTCGGCTTGCGCAACCTCGACCTCGTGATGGGTGCCGAGCGCCGGGTCGTCTTCGACCTCATCAACGTGGTGCAAGGCGTGGCCAAGCTGCCGCAGGCGCTGATCCGCGACAAGCGGCTCGAGAACCTCTGGCTGCTGCCAGCCTCGCAAACCCGCGACAAGGACGCGCTGACAGAGGAGGGCGTCGGCAAGGTCATCGACGACCTGCGCGGCCGCTTCGACTGGGTGATCTGCGATAGCCCGGCCGGCATCGAGCGCGGCGCCTCGATGGCAATGCGCTTTGCGGACGAAGCCGTGATCGTCACCAATCCGGAAGTTTCCTCGGTGCGCGATTCCGACCGTATCATCGGTATGCTCGATTCCAAGACAGTGCGGGCCGAGAAGGGGGAGCGCGTCGAGAAGCACATTCTCATCACGCGCTACGATCCCTCCCGCGCCGCGCGCGGCGAGATGCTGTCCATCGACGACATCCTCGAGATCCTCGCGACGCCCTTGCTCGGCATCATCCCGGAGAGCCAGGACGTGCTGCGCGCCTCCAACGTCGGCACGCCGGTGACGCTGTCGAACGCGGAAGGTGCGCCTGCACGGGCCTATATCGACGCGGCGCGGCGGCTGTGCGGTGACAGCGTGCCGATGCAGGTGCCGTCCGAACGCAAGGGCTTCATGGATCGTCTGCTGCGACGGAGGGCTGCATGAGCATGGGTCTGCTTCGGCTTCTCCGCGGCAAGAAAGCCTCTGCACCCGTCGCACGCGAACGGTTGCAGATCCTGCTTGCGCACGAGCGCGGACTGCGCGGCCAGCCCGACTTGCTCGGTGTGCTGCGTGAGGAAATTCTCGCCGTTGTCTCCAGGCACGTCACGCTCGATCCGACCAAGGTGATCGTGCGACTCGACCGCGGCGACGAGGTCTCGACCCTTGAGGTCGATATCGAGGTGCCCAACGACTTCGAGCGCAAGCGCGTGGCGGTCGCGTAAAGCATGATCCGGAAAAGTGCGAAGCGGTTTTCCGAAAAGATCATGCTCAAACAACAACCTAAAGCGCGATGATGATTCATCCTCATCTCATCGCGGTTTAGGGGACCCGGCCGAGAACGTCCAACTTTGGGGTGGGTGAAAAGGCGGTCCGCTGGCAACAGCGGGCCGCCATTGTCGTGTGTGCTCGCCGCCAAACGCGCTCGATATCGGCCGATCTGACCGGCAACAGGCGGAACGGGAGCTGCGGCGAGATCGTTGTAAACGAACCGCGGCACCGTCGACCGATCGTCCGCGGCTTCCTCAAACGGGAGAGCGCCCATGATGCCCGAGGTCCAGGTCCACACCGTCGCGCGGCAGATGCTGGAACGGCATGGTTTCGCTGCCATTGCGAAGGCCGCCGAACAGGCGCAGGCCTGTGAAGGCCGCGGCGAGGCGGAAGAGGCCAAGGAATGGCGTCACATCGCGGACGCCATGAAGATCATTCGCGGACCGCACCAGAGCTGATCCGCAGACTGCCCGCGATCACGATCAGTTCCGCAGCTCCAGGCGTGCTCAGCGCTCTCGATGGTCGCTGACCTGTTCCGGGGTGCGATGCTGCGTTTGCGCCTGCCCGCGCTCGCCTGTCTCCTTGCACGGGAGCTGCTCCCACGACCCATCCGGCGCCTGCTG
Coding sequences:
- the minD gene encoding septum site-determining protein MinD, which produces MAKVLVVTSGKGGVGKTTTTAALGAALAQRGDKVVVVDFDVGLRNLDLVMGAERRVVFDLINVVQGVAKLPQALIRDKRLENLWLLPASQTRDKDALTEEGVGKVIDDLRGRFDWVICDSPAGIERGASMAMRFADEAVIVTNPEVSSVRDSDRIIGMLDSKTVRAEKGERVEKHILITRYDPSRAARGEMLSIDDILEILATPLLGIIPESQDVLRASNVGTPVTLSNAEGAPARAYIDAARRLCGDSVPMQVPSERKGFMDRLLRRRAA
- a CDS encoding ABC transporter permease, whose protein sequence is MAGDGARTARSFAIILIVHLAVLVLWQVLVDAFHVPKFILPSPLATVQTLGTASYAWGANTLVTAAEILGGFALGAVVGVTFAVIFSWAPLISLVLLPLFVTLNMIPKVALGPLLIVWFSYGIVPNILIAFSICFFPILLTTARGLREVEPDLLDLVKSLRGSRWTLFRKIQLPGSLPYVFSGMKVGAILAVAGAIVGEFIASERGLGYLMIQVQSSLDTPAMVMAVVLLTLLGVALYGLVLALERMFVVGDARQT
- the minE gene encoding cell division topological specificity factor MinE — encoded protein: MSMGLLRLLRGKKASAPVARERLQILLAHERGLRGQPDLLGVLREEILAVVSRHVTLDPTKVIVRLDRGDEVSTLEVDIEVPNDFERKRVAVA
- a CDS encoding TetR/AcrR family transcriptional regulator, which gives rise to MPAKRSGDTVPQRRDPVATRRKLLTAARLEFARHGFAGARVDEIAERAGVNKQLVYHYFGDKDALYLAVLEWVYEDIREQERRLNLEGLPPEKAIRKLIEASFDHLAANPDFIVLLNDENRGGARHVRGSTRLEAMHSPLVKSVSHILNEGVRSGAFRKGIDPVQLYISIAGLSYFFFSNTPTLSAIFGKDLSSRAQRRARRRHVADLVLQSLRP
- a CDS encoding NAD(P)-dependent oxidoreductase — translated: MLLTRQTLPKTIPDIAALDDLLCRPTQALIDDLSKIDGDIMILGVAGKMGPTLAGLAKAAAPDRRVVGVARFSDPGIKDWLHARGVETINCDLMDEAAIKALPKAPNIVFMAGRKFGAEGDLSLTWAMNAHVPALVAQAFPSSRIVAFSTGCVYPFVPVDGKGSSEEMAPNPPGEYAQSCVGRERMFEHFSRRFGTPGRLFRLNYAIDMRYGVLHDIATKVLTGTPIDVSIGHVNFIWQGDASSQALRCLAHCTTPTSPINVSGHEILAVRDLAAKFGARFGRAPVLVGKEEPTAWLTDTSKAVELFGLPVVETEQLIAWTADWVARAMPSLGKPTKYEVRDGRY
- a CDS encoding GNAT family N-acetyltransferase; amino-acid sequence: MVATDDVPVIQLGVEDAAAGLVLSTEAHWNQTEEDWRVFLHQGIVFGIRNGSQLVATAALLPYSGENAWISMVLVTASQRRRGFATRLVDACLEAARKRGLTSWLDATPDGAAVYGPLGFTPTLQLRRLRLEKSGQALAPAPSAAPRDALCERDRRAAGFDRTALLSAFAQRPGSRIISTKGAIALIRDGRTARHIGPLFANDAADALALVDAIARSENGPILLDAVASQDAFLAGLTTAGWTIERPFQRMRFGPATAAGEEVPFAVAGPEFG
- a CDS encoding ABC transporter substrate-binding protein, producing MKGLKALVVALTLGLPAVPAGAGEAVNLILNWTPTADHSPFYFAKAQGWYEKAGIDLTIEVGKGSGVSAAKVGSGGSPFGIADLATMLVAKSKGADDVAVMSIYANTGQTFYWLKSYGVNGVKDFAGHKIGNPPGDASRVMWPAFAKAAGLTPDSVSFVNIGPTAKIAALKSHTVDIISDFYNEHDLKAIEFGADLGYVNWKDIGLNPYGNSLIVNGAYLQKNPKLVEDFVRISQKAFAACVADATPCLKALLEQVSGLDKENQERQWERIKFLMTDEFTTTKSLGWIDGDRMKKDYELVQTYLGMEKPFDVTAAFTTRMLDPGIKMDAGKVKK
- the minC gene encoding septum site-determining protein MinC gives rise to the protein MEAAVARPQRQLVRLRGRSYVAFVFVPTVPIQDWLQEIDATIARSPGFFAGRPVVVDLSSVDLSQSGITHLLVSLQDRNIRVLGIEGVEEARLTPSMPPLLSGGRSCVVEPSAPKKVEAKQPTSLLLESPVRSGQTIIFPDGDVTILGSVGSGAEVVAGGSIHIYGALRGRAMAGVNGHASARIYCQKIEAELLAIDGFYQTADDIDDALRGRPAQAWLQGNTMRITALN